DNA from Kitasatospora acidiphila:
TCGGGGGCGGCGGTGGCGCCTGGGCGGCACACCACCGAGTTGCTGACCACGCTGTCCGAGGAGACCCGGCGGGAGATCGCGCTCACGCTGCAGTACCAGCGCACCGGGCTGCGCTGCTCGGACCTGGAGCGGAAGACCTCCGTCGCGCTCACCGAACTGCCGTGTGGCTGGCGGGCGGAGGATGTGCGCCAGTTGTTCCACCTGGCCCTGGAGGGCGTGGATCCGGACCACCCGACCCAGCGCTGGGACGCGGAGGCCGAGACTTGCCTGCTGCTGCCGCTTGCCGCGCTGCGGGCGCTGACGCCGAGCGAGCGACTGGGTTTCCAGCCGCAGCTGCGCACTGTGCTGACGGTGGTCAACGCCACCGACGATCCAGGGACCGCGCAGGACCGCGCCCGGATCACCGATGAACTCCGCTCGCTGCTGCCCCCACTGCCTGCCGACGTGGATGCCCTGCTGCCGTTCACCGACCCGTACGGCGCTGCGGTGCGCCTGCGCATGGGCAGCACGGTGTACCAGCCGCAGACGCACCGGCTGCTGGAGCTGTGCGCCCGTGCGACCGGGGTCCGCCCGTCATACGAATGGCTCGGCCAGGCCGGCGAGTTGCTCAGCTACCACACCGACCTGTGCGCCGCGCTGCGCGAGTTGCTGGCGGCCGCGGTGGTCGACGGCGCGGGCCCGGCCGCGTTCGGCATCTCCTCCGGGCAACTGCTCGGCGCACTGGCCTGGGCCGCATGCGTGTCGCAGGACGCCAAGGCGATCACCCAGCTCCGACTGGCCGCATCCGGCTACGCCCGCTGCGCCCTGGACGAACTCGACGCCGGCCCGGCCCACTTCCTTCGCGCCACCCTGGCCGCCCTCGCCGCGATGACCGGCGAGCCGGGGGCCGGCCAGCACCGGCGTCTGCTCGCCGACCCGAAACCGGCCCCGCTGCGGCTGGCCCGGCAAGCCCTGACGGAACTGCGGGACCTGCCGGCCGGCTTCGACCCGCACGCGCTCAAGATCCCGGCCGGACCGTACACGGCAGTCTTCGAGACCGCGCCCACCGGCCGAGTGGAGCTGGTCTTCCGCAACGAACACGGCAAGACCCTGGCCGGCGTGCCGACCCGCGTCCGCGAGCGCCACCCGGCCCGCTACGCCGCGCTCCGATCCCAACTGGCCGTCCTGCGCCGAGCGTCCGACCGCTACCTCGGCACGCTCAACGAGTACTGGGTCGCCGGGCAACCGGTGCCGGCGAGCCGCTGGCTGGCCGGCTTCCAGGGCCAGCCGCCCTCGTTCCGATGGTGACCGCCCTGGTCTGGCAGGCCGAGTTGCCGTCAGGAACCGTGCTCGGTACAGCCTTTCAGCCGCGCAACAGCTCCACCTGGCTACTGCGCGACCTGGAGCAGGGGTTGCACGAAATAGCCGACGACACACCGATCTCGCTCTGGCGCCGGGCGTTGGCGGGGCGGACCGCAAGCTGGCGGCGGCCTGGCGCACCGCGCTGGCCCGGCGGCGACTACGGGAGCAGGCGGTGCCCCAGCTGGCGATCGAGGACGGGACCTGATCGGACCATCAGACCGCATGGGACGATCGGTCGGTGACTCGACTCGTGAACCGTGACTGCTCCCTTGAGGAGCTTGAGCGCGACCGCTGGTCGACCCGGGCGGCCGGCGAAACCCGGCTGATGGCGACCGTGCGCGAGCTTCGGCGCAAACCGATCGGCGACCTGACGGTCGAGGACATGCGACTGCTCATCAAGCAGGACGTGGGCCTTGCCGATCTCCTGCCGCTGGCGGTGGAGGTCCTTCGGGTCGACCCACTGGCGGAAGGCGACATGTACGAGGCGATCTGCTGGCCGCCGTGCTCACCAGGGGTGCGGAGGTCTGGAGCGGATCCCCCGAACTCGGGTCGGAGGTCCGCTTGATCGTCTCGGAGTTGGCTGACGTGCCGCCTGCCCTGAAACGCGAGGTCGAGGGTTCCTTGGTCTGTACGAGAAGGTGCGCTCTACCGCCCACCGCTTGGGCTGGACCTGAAAGCCGCGCCGGCCGGGGTCCTTCCGGACGATCTCCAGGTCGCGGCCCAGGATCTGAGCGGCCCACTCGACCAGGCGGCCGGCGAAGCCCCGAGCGGCGAGCGGTCCGCGACGCCGCGCTGCGCGTGGTCGACGCAGGCACGGATCGCGGAGGCACTGCGCACCGCGGTGGAGTCGGCCCGTGAGGCCGGCAACCGGCCCGCAGCCCGCCGGCCGGCCAGGACAGGCGGTGCCGTTTGTCAGGTCCTGCTGGACGTACCGCATCTCCCGCCGCCGTCGGGGGGGCCGGCACCGACGACCCGGAGCCCGAGGTGCTGGCCACCGAGCTGCGGCCCGGCAGCGGCCAGGCCGTTTACTACCCGGCCTGGCCGCTCAACTCCCCAATACCGCTGGTCGGTCCGGTGCCGCCGCCGGAGACCGCCGAGCGGATTGCCGGGAGCGGCGTCTTCGCGCTGGGCCTCTGCGGCGAGCTGAACCACATCCTCCCGCCGACGTAGTGGCAGGCCGCAGAGCAGCGGCTGACCGAAGCGAAGGTGGCGCACGAGCCGGTCACCTACCCCGGCGCCCGCCACGGCATCACCTGCGCCGACCGGCCCGCCGACCACGACCCCGCCCGTGCCGAGGATGCCTGGCAGCGGGTGCACCGGGTGCTGGCCGAGCACCTGTGGCCCGCCGGCGCTCCAGCCCCGCGCGGGCGGGGACGTACACCGACCCACACCGGCGCGGGGCTGGAGCGCTGGACGGCCGGAAGCCTCGGGTTATCCGATGGGCATTCGCTGCTTCCGCCAGCGGACCTGGTGGAAGATCGGTTCGACGGCGACGACGCAGAACGCGTGCATGGGCTGGTCCGTGCCCCCGGGGTCGAAGAAGCCGACCATGTCGCCGAGGAAGCTTTCGCCGTGCCGATGGACGCGAGGGTCTTGGGCGACGCGGTCGCCGACGTCGGTGAGCCAGTCGCCCATCCAGAACGGAAGCTCAGCACGGGCGGTGATGACGATCGTCGCGGCGTGCTCGGCGAAGCGGGCGGGGTGGCGATCGGCTCGGCGACGGACGTCGTCGGGACGGTCGGGAGATCGTGCCGCTGGGGCGGTCACCCTCAAGGGTGCCGAGGCGCGGCGCATCCGGTGCCGCAGATCCGGCCAGTCGGAAGGCCGCAGTCCCGTGTCCTCACGGCCAGGAGCACAGGCAGCGGATGGATGTCGCCACCGGCGGAGGCCATCGGTTGGGCGCCCGGCGGGACCGGGAGGTGAATCGCGCTGTGCGAACTCGTCGCGGCGACGCGGAACAGAGCGCCGAGCCGAAGGAGATCGGCGCGGCTGGCGTTCAGATACCCGACTTGGTCGTTGGGCGGGTGGACGAAAGTGTTGCGGAGCATGGGACCGGCGCTCAGGATCCGGCAGAGCCCGGATCCCGAATCGGCAACATGATGGCTCGTCACCCGCAACCGCATCCGGCCGTCGCCAACCCCCATGCGCCAAGTACAACACGCGCGCCAGTGCCCTCAAACTCCTTTTGCGAACGGACCCGTCGGCACCGGAGCGAACCCACGAAGTCCGCCAACCGCAACTGCAAGAAGGGGACTTCACGTACCGACTCGTCCTCGTACCGGACCGATGCCGTCGGGTCGGACCTTCGCCGTCCCCGCCAAGGCAACCAGGCACGCAGAAGAGCCGGAGGCCGACGGGAAGCTGACGGCGGCCAGGGGCGCTGACAGCGGATCAGGCACACCAGGCCGGACCATGATCACGCACGCCCGCGCAGCCGACGCCAGAACGCCCGGGCCTCGGCCACCGGGTCCCACGGCCCGCCGCGGCCACGGGTGAGCGGGTAGCAGGCCAGGCCCAGCAGCGCGGCGGTGAAGTGGCCGACGCTGGTGAAGTCCCGGTTCTGCAGCATCGCGACGCCGTAGAACAGCAGCAAGCAAGTGACGTACGCGTACCGCCACGGCGCGGTGAGCAGGTAGGTGAGCACGCCCTCCGCACCGGCCAGCGCGTAGCTGACGCCGTAGTCCAGGGTGTACCGGGCGCTCTGCGGCGCGTGCCCGTGCTGGATCGCCCAGTACAGCACGCCCTCGCTGAGGTACGTCGCGCCGACGTGCGCGATGACGATCACGGCCAGCCAGCGGGCGGTGCCCAGTCGGCGCTCGACCGGGACGTGGACCAGGTTGTACAGCACGAAGTAGGAGAACCAGCCGCCCCCGCGATCCAGAACGCGCTGCTGATCAGCACCCGGACGGGTGACACCGCGAGGTAGTGCAGATTGGTCGAGCGCTGCTCCAGGATCCGGTCGGCGGTCTGCGGCGAGACGTGCCGCAGCACCACACTGTGC
Protein-coding regions in this window:
- a CDS encoding contact-dependent growth inhibition system immunity protein, producing the protein MTRLVNRDCSLEELERDRWSTRAAGETRLMATVRELRRKPIGDLTVEDMRLLIKQDVGLADLLPLAVEVLRVDPLAEGDMYEAICWPPCSPGVRRSGADPPNSGRRSA
- a CDS encoding dienelactone hydrolase family protein, with the protein product MTEAKVAHEPVTYPGARHGITCADRPADHDPARAEDAWQRVHRVLAEHLWPAGAPAPRGRGRTPTHTGAGLERWTAGSLGLSDGHSLLPPADLVEDRFDGDDAERVHGLVRAPGVEEADHVAEEAFAVPMDARVLGDAVADVGEPVAHPERKLSTGGDDDRRGVLGEAGGVAIGSATDVVGTVGRSCRWGGHPQGCRGAAHPVPQIRPVGRPQSRVLTARSTGSGWMSPPAEAIGWAPGGTGR